The Daucus carota subsp. sativus chromosome 2, DH1 v3.0, whole genome shotgun sequence genome includes a window with the following:
- the LOC135150477 gene encoding uncharacterized mitochondrial protein AtMg00810-like: MFLAYAAHKKFKVFQIDVKSAFLNGELEEEVYVEQPPGFVDPKYPDHVYILDKAFGFKRGTIDKTLFNLNHGNDLLLVQISVDDIIFGSTNDKMCEKFSKLMQSEYQMSLMGEMSYFLGLQVKQTKDGIFINQSKYTDNLLKKFHMQDNSTAATPMATATKLDANQRTEVEITNYRGMIGSLLYLIASRPDIMFATCLCARFQAKPREPHRVAVKRIFRYLKGTQGLGLWYSTETDFNLCCYSDADFDGCKVDRKSTSRSCQFLGGRLVVMKIQFSIHSQSTPVFVITSYLSMLKRAQLNFTSSQLLVLLGEEHRYDETERRRKEALELQVNIINLANSIAKFYRNRELKRLEDEEKAKRQKTEASSS, translated from the exons atgttTCTTGCATATGCTGCACATAAAAAgttcaaagtttttcagataGATGTAAAGAGTGCCTTCTTGAACGGTGAACTTGAAGAGGAAGTGTATGTGGAACAACCACCTGGATTTGTTGATCCTAAATATCCAGATCATGTCTATATATTAGACAAAGCTTT TGGATTTAAGAGAGGTACCATTGATAAAACTCTCTTCAATCTAAATCATGGCAACGATCTGCTTCTTGTtcaaatttctgttgatgatattatctttGGATCAACTAATGACAAGATGTGCGAGAAGTTCTCTAAGCTCATGCAGTCCGAGTATCAAATGAGtttgatgggagagatgagttATTTTCTAGGACTGCAGGTAAAGCAAACAAAAGATGGTATCTTTATAAATCAGTCCAAGTATACTGACAACCTGCTTAAGAAATTTCACATGCAAGACAATTCCACTGCtgccactccaatggcaacagcaaccaagcttGATGCTAATCAAAGAACTGAAGTTGAAATAACCAATTACAGAGGGATGATTGGCTCACTATTATATCTTATAGCTagcagacctgatatcatgtttgctacttGTCTGTGTGCAAGGTTCCAAGCCAaaccaagagaacctcatcgaGTTGCTGTTAAGAGGATCTTTCGATATCTCAAAGGAACTCAAGGTCTTGGATTGTGGTACTCAACTGAAACTGATTTCAATCTCTGTTGTTACTCGGATGCTGATTTTGATGGGTGTAAAGTTGATCGAAAAAGCACCTCAAGAAGCTGTCAGTTTTTAGGAGGACGACTTGTTGTCATG AAAATTCAGTTCAGCATTCACTCACAAAGCACACCAGTATTTGTTATCACTTCATACCTGAGCATGTTGAAGAGGGCACAATTGAACTTCACTTCATCCCAACTACTG GTTCTTCTCGGAGAAGAACATCGGTATGATGAGACAGAGCGTCGTCGTAAGGAGGCTCTGGAATTGCAAGTGAACATTATCAATCTCGCCAACTCCATTGCGAAATTTTATCGCAATAGGGAGTTGAAGCGTCTTGAGGATGAGGAGAAGGCGAAAAGACAAAAGACCGAGGCGTCCTCTAGCTAG